In Chiroxiphia lanceolata isolate bChiLan1 chromosome 2, bChiLan1.pri, whole genome shotgun sequence, a single genomic region encodes these proteins:
- the FUT4 gene encoding alpha-(1,3)-fucosyltransferase 4: protein MEATPRRCPGGCRRRWRRRWRRWALAAGLLGAAAALALFAALREPGRASGEAVTVLLWWEPFGRPRRLADCRRHYNISGCRLSADRSRFAEAQAVLFHHRDLARHGPGGLPRGSPPRPPRQRWVWMNFESPSHSPGLRGLSGLFNWTMSYRRDSDVFVPYGYLYAPPAPRPFVLPRKTRLVAWVISNWNEEHARVRYYRQLKEHLPIDVYGARGLALAEGGVVETVSAYKFYLAFENSQHTDYITEKLWRNAFSASAVPVVLGPRRANYERFIPPDSFIHVDDFPSPRLLATYLKFLDKNKPNYRRYFAWRKKYEVHVTSFWDEHFCKVCEAVRAAGNQIKIVQNLATWFES, encoded by the coding sequence ATGGAGGCGACCCCGCGGCGCTGCCCCGGCGGCTGCcggcggcgctggcggcggcgctggcggcgcTGGGCGCTGGCGGCCGGGCTGCtgggcgccgccgccgcgctcgCCCTGTTCGCCGCCCTGCGGGAGCCGGGGCGGGCGAGCGGCGAGGCGGTGACCgtgctgctgtggtgggagcCCTTTGGCCGCCCGCGGCGCTTGGCCGACTGCCGGCGGCACTACAACATCAGCGGCTGCCGGCTCAGCGCCGACCGCAGCCGGTTCGCCGAGGCGCAGGCGGTACTCTTCCACCACCGCGACCTGGCGCGGCACGGTCCCGGGGGGCTGCCCCGAGGgtccccgccccggccccctcGCCAGCGCTGGGTCTGGATGAACTTCGAGTCGCCCTCGCACTCGCCCGGCCTGCGGGGGCTGTCTGGGCTCTTCAACTGGACCATGTCCTACCGCCGCGACTCCGACGTGTTCGTGCCCTACGGGTACCTTTACGCCCCGCCGGCGCCCCGGCCCTTCGTGCTGCCCCGCAAGACGCGGCTGGTGGCCTGGGTGATCAGCAACTGGAACGAGGAGCACGCCCGGGTGCGGTACTACCGCCAGCTGAAGGAGCACCTGCCCATCGACGTGTACGGGGCGCGGGGGCTGGCGCTGGCCGAGGGCGGCGTGGTGGAGACGGTCTCAGCCTACAAGTTCTACCTGGCCTTCGAGAACTCCCAGCACACCGACTACATCACCGAGAAGCTCTGGAGAAACGCCTTCTCCGCCAGCGCAGTGCCCGTCGTCCTCGGACCCCGCAGGGCCAACTACGAGCGCTTCATCCCCCCCGACTCCTTCATCCACGTCGACGACTTCCCCAGCCCCCGGCTGCTGGCCACCTATCTGAAATTCCTCGATAAAAACAAACCGAACTACAGGCGGTACTTTGCCTGGAGGAAGAAGTATGAAGTCCACGTCACCTCGTTCTGGGATGAGCATTTCTGCAAGGTCTGCGAGGCCGTTAGAGCAGCTGGGAATCAAATCAAGATTGTACAAAATCTGGCCACCTGGTTTGAAAGCTGA